A genomic region of Bosea sp. 124 contains the following coding sequences:
- a CDS encoding ABC transporter permease codes for MLAFIVRRIITTIPVMAFVALFVFSLLYIAPGDPAAVIAGDQASPADVEKIRASLGLDRPYLVRFAEWAFRVLQGDLGTSIFTSLPVTQLIAQRIEPTLSLMVLTLIFAVTVAVPMGVIAAWKAGTWIDRGAMAFAVFGFSVPVFVVGYLLAYVFALQLDWVPVQGYTPLSQGLWPWFKNLILPAITLGLVYIALIARITRATMLEVLQQDYVRTAQAKGVGQREVLFLHALKNAAVPIVTIIGIGIALLIGGAVVTESVFAIPGLGRLTVDAILRRDYPVIQGVVLMFSLVYVLVNLIIDLTYTIVDPRIRY; via the coding sequence ATGCTAGCCTTCATCGTCAGACGGATCATCACGACCATTCCCGTGATGGCATTCGTCGCACTGTTCGTCTTCTCCCTGCTCTATATCGCGCCGGGCGACCCGGCCGCGGTGATCGCCGGCGACCAGGCCTCGCCTGCGGATGTCGAGAAGATCCGCGCCAGCCTGGGTCTCGACCGGCCCTATCTCGTGCGCTTCGCCGAATGGGCCTTCCGCGTGCTGCAAGGCGACCTCGGCACTTCGATCTTCACCTCGCTGCCGGTGACGCAGCTCATCGCGCAGCGCATCGAGCCGACCCTCTCCCTGATGGTGCTGACGCTGATCTTCGCGGTGACGGTCGCCGTGCCGATGGGCGTTATCGCCGCCTGGAAGGCGGGGACCTGGATCGACCGCGGCGCCATGGCCTTCGCCGTGTTCGGCTTTTCGGTGCCGGTCTTCGTCGTCGGCTACCTGCTGGCCTATGTCTTTGCGCTGCAGCTCGACTGGGTTCCGGTGCAGGGCTACACGCCGTTGTCACAGGGGCTCTGGCCCTGGTTCAAGAATTTGATCCTGCCGGCAATCACGCTCGGACTGGTCTATATCGCGCTGATCGCGCGCATTACCCGCGCCACCATGCTCGAGGTGCTGCAGCAGGACTATGTCCGCACGGCTCAGGCCAAGGGCGTCGGCCAGCGCGAGGTGCTCTTCCTGCACGCCCTCAAGAACGCTGCCGTGCCGATCGTCACGATCATCGGCATCGGCATCGCGCTCCTGATCGGCGGCGCCGTCGTCACCGAAAGCGTCTTCGCCATTCCCGGTCTTGGCCGGCTCACCGTCGATGCCATCCTGCGGCGCGACTATCCCGTCATCCAGGGCGTCGTGCTGATGTTCAGCCTCGTCTACGTCCTGGTGAACCTGATCATCGACCTGACCTACACGATCGTCGATCCGAGGATACGCTATTGA
- a CDS encoding GNAT family N-acetyltransferase translates to MTPADLPAVLSVAGMVHPAYPEDEAVFAERQRLFPAGCNVLASPDALRGYVVSHPWRRGEPPALNSLLGSIPAQPTSFYIHDLALLPTARGTGAGGVIVAHLADVAKEAGLPCLSLVAVGQSPGFWQRQGFRVAHDPGLAVKLASYDDAARYMERELDPDAAGVTKQKR, encoded by the coding sequence ATGACACCCGCCGACCTGCCGGCCGTTCTCTCCGTTGCAGGCATGGTGCATCCCGCCTACCCCGAGGATGAGGCGGTTTTTGCCGAGCGCCAGCGCCTGTTTCCGGCGGGCTGCAATGTTCTGGCCTCCCCGGATGCCCTGCGCGGCTATGTCGTGAGCCATCCCTGGCGTCGCGGCGAGCCGCCGGCGCTGAACAGCTTGCTCGGCAGCATCCCGGCGCAGCCGACGAGCTTCTATATCCACGATCTCGCGCTGTTGCCGACAGCGCGGGGGACGGGAGCGGGTGGGGTGATCGTCGCGCATCTGGCCGATGTTGCGAAAGAAGCCGGCTTGCCTTGCCTCTCGCTGGTCGCGGTCGGGCAGTCGCCCGGCTTCTGGCAGCGGCAGGGCTTTCGCGTGGCGCATGACCCCGGCCTTGCCGTCAAGCTCGCGAGCTATGACGATGCCGCACGCTATATGGAGCGCGAGCTCGATCCCGACGCCGCTGGCGTCACCAAACAGAAACGATGA
- a CDS encoding ABC transporter permease, whose amino-acid sequence MQSSLPAPSALAASPEPGVAPLPSRWFRFRRYLRRHPSVAIGGSLLALMALIGIFAPLLWTVDPTAIATSRRTRVPSELYWFGTDMLGRDIYSRVIYGARVSLVVGFSVAVLSSVIGLSIGLFAGFVRWADGIVMRIIDGMMSIPPILLAIALMALTRGSIQNVIIAITVAEIPRVARLVRGVVLSLREQPYVEAAIANGARTPRIIFRHILPNTFAPMSVQATYICASAMIIEAILSFIGAGIPPATPSWGNIMAEGRALWQVKPHIILFPAIFLSITVLAVNLLGDGLRDSLDPRLAKAL is encoded by the coding sequence ATGCAAAGCTCCCTTCCGGCGCCGTCCGCTCTGGCCGCATCGCCCGAGCCCGGCGTCGCGCCGCTGCCGAGCCGCTGGTTCCGTTTCCGGCGCTATCTGCGCCGTCACCCCTCCGTGGCGATCGGCGGCTCCCTGCTCGCGCTGATGGCGTTGATCGGCATCTTCGCCCCGCTGCTCTGGACGGTCGATCCGACGGCGATCGCGACCTCGCGGCGCACACGCGTTCCATCGGAGCTTTACTGGTTCGGTACGGACATGCTCGGCCGCGATATCTATTCGCGTGTCATTTATGGCGCGCGGGTCTCGCTGGTCGTCGGCTTCAGCGTGGCCGTGCTCTCCTCGGTGATCGGCCTGTCCATCGGGCTTTTCGCCGGCTTCGTGCGCTGGGCCGACGGCATCGTCATGCGGATCATCGACGGCATGATGTCGATCCCGCCGATCCTGCTCGCCATCGCCCTGATGGCGTTGACGCGCGGCTCGATCCAGAACGTCATCATCGCCATCACCGTCGCGGAGATTCCGCGTGTCGCCCGCCTCGTGCGCGGCGTCGTGCTGTCGCTGCGCGAGCAGCCCTATGTCGAGGCGGCGATCGCTAACGGCGCCCGCACGCCGCGCATCATCTTCCGCCACATCCTGCCCAACACCTTCGCGCCGATGAGCGTGCAGGCGACCTATATCTGCGCCAGCGCCATGATCATCGAGGCGATCCTTTCCTTCATCGGCGCCGGCATTCCGCCGGCGACGCCCTCCTGGGGCAACATCATGGCCGAGGGACGCGCGCTCTGGCAGGTCAAGCCGCACATCATCCTGTTCCCGGCGATCTTCCTCTCGATCACCGTGCTCGCGGTGAACCTGCTCGGCGACGGCCTGCGCGACTCGCTCGACCCGCGCCTCGCCAAGGCGTTGTGA
- a CDS encoding DUF718 domain-containing protein, which produces MTMFNVVRFRIKPGRDEEFLAAHRDGLARWPGLVNGHIIKTGERAYCLIGEWPDVTALKAARTEMIATLNSFRDTLEDLGGELGVTDAVSGDKVVDLTA; this is translated from the coding sequence ATGACCATGTTCAATGTCGTGCGGTTCCGCATCAAGCCGGGCCGCGACGAGGAGTTTCTGGCAGCTCACCGCGACGGTCTGGCGCGATGGCCCGGCCTCGTCAACGGACACATCATCAAGACTGGCGAGCGAGCCTATTGCCTGATCGGCGAATGGCCCGATGTGACGGCTCTGAAGGCGGCCCGCACCGAGATGATCGCGACGCTCAACAGCTTCCGCGACACACTTGAGGATCTCGGAGGAGAACTCGGCGTCACCGACGCGGTGTCCGGCGACAAGGTCGTCGATCTCACGGCCTAA
- a CDS encoding amidohydrolase/deacetylase family metallohydrolase, protein MTHDLILKGGRVIDPSQKHDGILDVAFTDGKVSGFGKDLKGAKEIRDVSGYIVTPGLIDLHTHVYWGGTSLGIDADEFCRASGVTTSVDTGSAGPGNWPGFRKHVIEKSQARILAYLHVSHAGIYGFDHRVMVGESGDLRMMNPIDAVEVADKNRDLIVGIKVRVGLHASGNSGTVPLNIALQVANEVGMPLMCHIDHPPPSYEEVVDMLRPGDVLTHAFRPFPNAPCTAQGTVKPEVQAARKRGVIFDIGHGKGSFSFKTTRAMLANGFEPDVISSDVHKLCIDGPAYDQVTTMSKFLLMGMSLNNVIAASTVNAAMALKRPEYGSLRVGSLGDATILTVKEGKFDYADVTGEHMTGDKKIFSEGVVLKGAWWHPKRTNKFRKVAA, encoded by the coding sequence ATGACTCACGATCTCATCCTCAAGGGCGGCCGGGTCATCGACCCCTCGCAGAAGCATGACGGCATCCTCGATGTCGCCTTTACCGATGGAAAGGTCTCGGGCTTCGGCAAGGACCTCAAGGGCGCCAAGGAAATCCGCGACGTTTCCGGCTATATCGTCACGCCCGGCCTGATCGACCTGCACACCCATGTCTATTGGGGTGGCACTTCGCTCGGCATCGATGCCGACGAGTTCTGCCGCGCGTCCGGCGTCACCACCTCTGTCGACACCGGCTCGGCCGGCCCCGGCAACTGGCCGGGCTTCCGCAAGCACGTCATCGAGAAGAGCCAGGCCCGCATCCTCGCCTATCTCCATGTTTCGCATGCCGGCATCTACGGCTTCGACCACCGCGTCATGGTCGGCGAGAGCGGCGATCTGCGCATGATGAATCCGATCGACGCCGTGGAGGTCGCCGACAAGAACCGCGATCTCATCGTCGGCATCAAGGTTCGCGTCGGCCTGCACGCCTCGGGCAATTCCGGCACCGTGCCGCTGAACATCGCTTTGCAGGTCGCCAACGAGGTCGGCATGCCGCTGATGTGCCATATCGACCATCCGCCGCCATCCTATGAGGAGGTGGTTGACATGCTGCGGCCCGGCGACGTGCTGACCCACGCCTTCCGCCCCTTCCCGAATGCACCCTGCACCGCGCAGGGCACGGTGAAGCCGGAAGTGCAGGCGGCCCGCAAGCGTGGCGTGATCTTCGACATCGGGCACGGCAAGGGTTCGTTCTCGTTCAAGACGACGCGCGCCATGCTCGCCAACGGCTTCGAGCCCGACGTGATCTCCTCGGACGTGCACAAGCTCTGCATCGACGGCCCGGCCTATGATCAGGTCACGACGATGTCGAAGTTCCTGCTGATGGGGATGAGCCTGAACAACGTCATCGCCGCCTCGACCGTGAATGCGGCGATGGCGCTGAAGCGCCCGGAATACGGCTCGCTCAGGGTCGGATCGCTCGGCGACGCGACAATCCTGACGGTGAAGGAAGGCAAGTTCGACTATGCCGACGTCACCGGCGAGCACATGACGGGCGACAAGAAGATTTTCTCCGAGGGCGTCGTGCTGAAGGGCGCCTGGTGGCACCCCAAGCGCACCAACAAGTTCAGGAAGGTCGCCGCGTAA
- a CDS encoding N-carbamoyl-D-amino-acid hydrolase, with translation MTRILTIAAAQLGPIQRDESRASAVARMIELMRQAKSHGCDLIVYPEAALTAFFPHWWIDDEDEIDSHFESAMPGNETAPLFEEAKRLGVGFHLGYCELANEDGRKRRFNTAILVDKTGAIVGKYRKIHLPGHPEHRPEAPFQNLEKRYFETGNLGWPVWRTMDANIGMMICNDRRWPESYRSMGLQDVELIVLGYNTPKHNPPAPDHDRLGKFHNQLVMQAGAYQNATWVVGVAKAGPEAGVDQIGGSCIIAPTGEVVAQAVTEGDELVVARCDMDLGKSYKASTFNFARHREPQAYGLIVERKGAVSPV, from the coding sequence ATGACGCGTATCCTGACCATCGCCGCAGCCCAGCTCGGCCCGATCCAGCGCGATGAGAGCAGGGCCTCTGCCGTCGCCCGGATGATCGAGCTGATGCGCCAGGCCAAGAGCCATGGCTGTGACCTGATCGTCTATCCCGAAGCTGCCCTGACGGCCTTCTTCCCGCATTGGTGGATCGACGATGAGGACGAGATCGACAGCCATTTCGAGAGCGCGATGCCCGGCAACGAGACCGCGCCGCTCTTCGAGGAGGCGAAGCGCCTCGGCGTCGGTTTCCATCTCGGCTATTGCGAACTGGCCAACGAGGACGGACGCAAGCGCCGCTTCAACACCGCGATCCTGGTCGACAAGACCGGCGCGATCGTCGGGAAATACCGCAAGATCCATCTGCCGGGGCATCCCGAGCATCGCCCCGAGGCGCCGTTCCAGAACCTCGAGAAGCGCTATTTCGAGACCGGCAATCTCGGCTGGCCGGTCTGGCGGACGATGGACGCCAATATCGGCATGATGATCTGCAACGATCGGCGCTGGCCCGAGAGCTACCGTTCGATGGGGCTGCAGGATGTCGAGCTGATCGTGCTTGGCTACAACACCCCCAAGCACAACCCGCCGGCCCCCGACCATGACCGGCTCGGCAAGTTCCACAACCAGCTCGTAATGCAGGCCGGCGCCTACCAGAACGCCACCTGGGTCGTCGGCGTCGCCAAGGCGGGGCCGGAGGCCGGCGTCGACCAGATCGGCGGCTCCTGCATCATCGCCCCGACCGGCGAGGTCGTGGCACAGGCCGTGACCGAGGGTGACGAACTCGTGGTCGCCCGCTGCGACATGGACCTCGGCAAGAGCTACAAGGCCTCGACCTTCAACTTCGCCAGGCATCGCGAACCCCAGGCCTATGGCCTGATCGTCGAGCGCAAGGGCGCCGTCTCACCCGTCTGA